CCTTCCGCCAGGCCAGATAGCTCTCCCCTTCTCCCATCCCCTTTCCACATCTCCTTTCCACATCTCCTTTCCACAACGGTGTAGCCGCATCTCCCCTGCAATGAGACTTTAGTCGCAGCCCCACCAGAGCCCCTCTGTTACCCTGGAAATACAGTAAATTCCGGCAGAAATTCGCCGATGGTATCCACCAGAGGTCGTGCCGCCGAATTCCTGCCGTGGTATTTACGCCAGACTGTCATAGCCAACAGCGCAATCGAAGGCGCTTTTCCAGCAGGCTCAGTCCATGGACCGGCCAGGATGAATGCCCATGTCTCAAGATCCACTCCCCCAAATCGACCGTGACCTGTGCACCGGCTGCCGCCGCTGCGTCGAAGTCTGCCCGACCCAGGCACTGGACCAATTTTTGGGCAAGGCATACCTGCGCTTTCCCGAAGCCTGCACCTATTGCACAGCCTGTGAGGACCTGTGCCCGGAAGGCGCCATCGCCCTGCCTTTCCTGATTGTGTTGGCCCAACCACCCGGCACCGGGTGTTTTTCCAAACCACGTTAACATATCTGACTCAATAAGACAGGAGCGAAAAAGCATGAAACGACTCGTGTATCTCTCCCTGATCTTGCTCCTGCTGGCCGCCACCTTCGCTGCGTGCGGCCGCAGGCGCGCAGAGCCTACGCCAGAGCCGGTCAGCGTGGAGGCGGGGCTGCCGACCTCAGCCATGGAGATCGCCAATGCACGGGGCCTGACGCCCGAAGACATCAACGCCGCGCTCAAGACCTACGTGCCCAGCGGCAAGTGGGACGACTACCTGATGTTCACCTCGGGCGGCCACTCGGGCCAGCTCATCGTCATCGGCATCCCCTCCATGCGCATCCTCAAGAACATCGCCGTCTTCACGCCCGAATCCTGGCAGGGCTACGGCATCGGCGGCTCGGAGAGCGAGGCCATCCTGAACGCCGGTAACGTGCGAGGGCGCACCATCCGCTACGGCGACACCCACCACCCCGCCCTCAGCGAAACCGGCGGCGACTACGACGGCCAGTTCGTCTTCATCAACGACAAGGCCAACGCCCGCATCGCCGTGGTCGACCTGCGAGACTTCGAGACCAAGCAGATCGTCAAGGATCCCAACCTGATCAGCAACCACGGCTCCACCTTCGTCACCCCCAACACCGAGTACGTGGTCCAGGGCAGCCAGTACGCCACGCCCCTGGGCTGGGAATACGCGCCCATCGAAGAGTACAAAGAGAAGTACCGGGGCCTCATCACCCTCTGGAAGTTCGACCGGGAAAAGGGCCGCATCGACGTGGAGAATTCCTTCAGCATCGAGGTCCCCCCGTACTGGCAGGACCTGTGCGACGCAGGCAAGCTAGAGAGCGAAGGCTGGGCCTTCTGCAACTCCTTCAACTCTGAAATGGCCACCGGCGGCATCGAAGAGGGCAACCCGCCCTTTGAAGCCGGTGCCAGCCAGCGGGACACAGACTACCTGCACATCTTCAACTGGCGGAAGGCCGCGGAGGTGGTGGCGGCCGGCAAGGCCGAGGTTATCAACGGCATGCAGGTCATCCGCATGCCGACCGCGGTGGAAGAGGGGATCCTCTACCTGGCGCCGGAGCCCAAGAGCCCCCACGGTGCGGACGTGACCCCCGACGGCAAGTACATCGTGGTCTCGGGCAAGCTGGATCCCCACGTGACCGTCTACTCCTTCGCCAAGATCCAGCAGGCCATCGCCGACCAGAACTGGGAGCTGGACGAGTTCGGCATCCC
This genomic interval from Litorilinea aerophila contains the following:
- a CDS encoding ATP-binding protein, translated to MSQDPLPQIDRDLCTGCRRCVEVCPTQALDQFLGKAYLRFPEACTYCTACEDLCPEGAIALPFLIVLAQPPGTGCFSKPR
- the nosZ gene encoding Sec-dependent nitrous-oxide reductase, giving the protein MKRLVYLSLILLLLAATFAACGRRRAEPTPEPVSVEAGLPTSAMEIANARGLTPEDINAALKTYVPSGKWDDYLMFTSGGHSGQLIVIGIPSMRILKNIAVFTPESWQGYGIGGSESEAILNAGNVRGRTIRYGDTHHPALSETGGDYDGQFVFINDKANARIAVVDLRDFETKQIVKDPNLISNHGSTFVTPNTEYVVQGSQYATPLGWEYAPIEEYKEKYRGLITLWKFDREKGRIDVENSFSIEVPPYWQDLCDAGKLESEGWAFCNSFNSEMATGGIEEGNPPFEAGASQRDTDYLHIFNWRKAAEVVAAGKAEVINGMQVIRMPTAVEEGILYLAPEPKSPHGADVTPDGKYIVVSGKLDPHVTVYSFAKIQQAIADQNWELDEFGIPVLDYDAVRHAQVELGLGPLHTVYDDKGFAYTSLFLDSAVAKWKLGGEDPEAYQLVEKLPVQYNIGHITAAEGDTVSPDGLYVVALNKWAVDRFAPVGPLLPQNEQLIDISGDAMKVIYDMPMGIGEPHYAQIIKADKIQAWNTYPEVGWDPVAQAPSEFATKPGEERIERNGNQVEVFMTAVRSHFTPERVMVKKGDHVIWHITNIETAHDATHGFQLGGHNVSLSLEPGETATFELDVDQDGTFTFYCTEFCSALHLEMAGYLLVEP